The following DNA comes from Sinorhizobium mexicanum.
CATCGCAACATGGTGTCGAGACGCTGGCGAAATATGCCGGCGTGCCGGTCTATAACGGCCTTACCGACGAGTATCATCCCACGCAGATGATCGCCGACGTGATGACGATGCGCGAGCATGCGGACAAGCCGATCAGCGACATCAAATATGCCTATGTGGGCGATACGCGGTCGAACATGGGGCATTCATTGTTGATCGTCGGTTGCCTGCTGGGCATGGATGTGCGGATCTGCGGCCCGAAGTCACTCTGGCCCTCAGAAGAATATCGGAGCATCGCCGAGCAACTCAAAGAGCGATCCGGAGCGCGCCTGACGATCACCGACGATCCAAGGGCAGCGGTCGAGGGAGTGGACTTCATTCACACCGACGTCTGGGTCTCGATGGGAGAGCCGAAAGAGGTTTGGAAAGAACGAATCCAGTTGCTCACACCCTATCAGGTCAATGCGGATCTGATGAAGGCGAGCGGAAATGCGCAAGTCAGGTTCATGCACTGCCTGCCTGCATTCCACGACACCGAGACAGCCGTCGGGAAGCAGATCGCCAACGACTACGGGATGACCAACGGCCTCGAAGTGACCGACGACGTATTCGAATCCGAGGCGAACGTCGCCTTCGAGCAGGCGGAAAATCGCTTGCACACGATCAAGGCCCTGCTTGTCGCGACGCTGGGGGACTGAACATGCGTGTCGTGATCGCGTTGGGCGGCAATGCTCTCCTCAAGCGTGGGGAGGCCATGACCGCGGACGTACAACGTCATAACATCAAAATCGCCGCGGAAGCCATAGCACCGCTTGTCGCCGAACATGAGGTCGTGATCACGCACGGCAACGGCCCGCAGGTCGGGCTGCTTGCGCTCCAGGGAGCAGCCTACAAGCCAGATGAGGCCTATCCGCTCGATGTGCTCGGCGCGGAGACGGAGGGCATGATCGGTTACATGCTGGAGCAGGAGCTCGGAAACCTTCTGCCATTCGAAGTGCCACTCGCGACATTGCTTACCATGGTCGAGGTCGATGGTACCGATCCCGGATTTCAGAACCCAACCAAGTTCGTCGGGCCGGTCTACGAAGCGGACGAGGCGGCCAAGATCCATCAGGAGAAAGGGTGGACGTTCAAGGAGGATGGTAACAAGTGGCGCCGCGTCGTTCCCTCGCCAGTCCCGAAACGGATTTTTGAGATCCGTCCGATCCGTTGGCTGCTGGACAAGAAGACTGTCGTGATCTGCGCCGGCGGCGGCGGTATTCCGACGATGTATGAGCGAGGCGCGGAACGGAAGCTCGGGGGGGTGGAGGCTGTGATCGACAAGGACCTTTGTTCCGAACTATTGGCGCGCGAACTTGAAGCCGACTTGTTCATAATGGCCACGGACGCCGAAGCCGTCTACACCGGTTGGGGAACCGCCGATCAAAAGGCCATCTTCAAGACGCCCCCCGAAGATCTGAGTGCTTACTCATTTCCCGCAGGTTCCATGGGACCAAAGGTCGAGGCGGCCTGTCATTTCGCCAAGGTGACGGGGCATTCCGCGGCGATTGGGGCATTGGCGGACATCGCCGCGATCGTGCGGGCGGAGCGGGGCACGATCATCGATTCTTCATTCGCGAAAATGACATGGCATGGTTAGCGTAGCCCGCTCGGTTTGGAAGCAATGACATGTCACAAATCGATCGTGAGGAAGGTGTCGATCCGAAGACTGGTTCCCATCCACCGTCGCTGGTCGATGCACTCGTTCCCTGCCTGACGCTTATTGCGCTTCTGTCGCTTTCCTACGTCCTGTTTGGCAATGATGCCTCGTCCGGCCCCAACCAGATCGCATTGCTTTTCTGCGGGATCGTCGCCGCTGGGATAGCCTACAAGAATGGAATGCATTGGAACGGCATCCGCCAGGCCGTTGTGGATGGGATCGCTGCGGCTCTCCCGGCAATCCTGATCCTGCTGGCCGTTGGTGCGCTCATCGGAACCTGGGCGATGAGCGGCACCATCATCTCGATGATTTACTACGGCCTGAAGCTGCTCAGTCCCACCTATTTCTACGCAACCACTTGTCTCGTGTGTGCCGTGGTCGCCTTCAGCATTGGCAGTTCCTGGACGGTGGCCGGAACGCTCGGCATCGGCTTGATGGGCGTCGCGGCCAACATGGGGCTATCGCCGGCGATTACGGCTGGCGCGATCATTTCCGGAGCATATTTTGGCGATAAAGCCTCGCCGCTCTCGGATACTGTGAATCTCGCTACGGCGACCGCAGGCTCTGACATCTACAGCCACATCCGTGAGTCGCTCTGGACCTCTGTGCCAGCGCTGCTTCTCTCATCGATCGTTTTCGCCTTGCTTGGACAGGCGGGCGACTTTGATCCCACCCGCGCGCTGGCGATGATCGATAACAAGGTCGCGGTTTCGCTCTGGGCGTTCCTGCCTCTCGTGCTCGTCTTCTTGCTCTCGATCGGGAGGTTCCCTCCTTTTGTGACGATTTTCGCAGGTGCCATCGCCGGCGCCGTCGTGGCGGTCCTGCATGATCCGGGGACTGTCGTGGCTTTCGCCAGCGCGCCAGACCTACCCTCTGGTTTGGCATTACTAAGGGGAACATGGGCAGCGCTCGCCAACGGCTTCATTTCCTCGACGGGGGAAAAGTCGATCGACGTCATCCTTTCCCGGGGTGGCATGGCGAGCATGATGAACACTGTCTGGCTCATCATCACCGCCCTAGCGTTCGGCGCGGTCGTGGAGCATGCGGGGATGCTGAAGCGGCTCATCGACCCGCTCGTAGCCCGGACGAAATCCGTGGCGGGTTTGATCGCGACCGTTGTCGGAACGTCCGTCGTCTCCAACGTCATCACTTCGGATCAATACATATCCATCGCCCTGCCGGGCAAGTTGTTCGGCGCCTCTTTCGCGGATCGAGGCCTGGCGCCTGTGATGCTGTCGCGGGTCGTTGGGGACTCGGCCACCGTTACGTCGCCGCTTGTGCCCTGGAATAGTTGTGGCGCCTATATGGCTGCAACCCTTGGAATCCCGACCGCTGCCTACGCCGGTTTCTGTTTCTTCAACATTTTGAATCCCCTGCTTGCAATCGCTTTCGGACTTCTGGGCTGGCGGATGGTGCGAACGAAGGCGCCTGATGCGAGGGTCACGAGCCCGGCACCTGTTTGATTTTTGAAGTTTTCAGCAAGGCTCAGGCATCTGCAGAACCAGATATGATCGCGGAGATCGATGCACAGAACTTCCAATGCGTGCCCAGAACGCGGCCGCCCTCGTCCTCTTGACCTGAAGTGGAGCAACACGATGCCAGAACAGAAAGACTTGCATGCCGATACGAGTGCACCGATGAGTGCCGAGCAGCTTCGCATGCAAATGCTGGAGCGGGAGATGGCGGAAATGGAGAAGGAGCGCAAGCTCCGCTCGCTGCAGGAACAGAAGCTTGCCGACTTCGCCGCCGATTTCCTCGAGAAGCATGTCACGGAGCAGGAAATCGCCGTTGTCCGCCGCCTCGTCGCCAATGCGGTCAAGGAAGGCAAGTTCGAGGCGATGGTCTACAGCTTCCCATCCTCGCTCTGCACCGACAGCGGCCGGGCGATCAACAGCGCCGATCGCGACTGGCCGCAAACGCTGCAGGGAAAGGCCAAGGAGTTCTACGAGCGCTACCAGGAATTCGGCAAGCCGCAGGGCTACAAGCTGAAGGCGATGATCATCAATTTCCCCGGCGGCATGCCGGGTGATGTCGGCTTCTTCCTGGACTGGTCGCCCGACAAGGCCTGACGCGCGGGGTGTTCCGGCGTGTCGTCTGAGGAAGTGGAATGCCGGTCTACTGCATGTTCCTTGAATCGCAACCGATTCAAGGACAAAAACATGCGGTAATCCAAGTGCTACTGAGACCTTTGTGCGTCTGAAAGGACGCACGGCACTGTAGAGCGGGGAGCGCTCACGTACGTTCGCGCCATCGCTCGATCTGTTTGTTTTTGCCGCATTCATGCGACGTCCGGTGATTCCACCTGACGGCAAATGTTCTAATTCATTCTAGGCTCAACTTCCGGGATGGGAACGCCAGCCTCGCGCAGCCCTTCGAAGAGCTGCCGCTGATCCTCGGGGCGACGGATCCGCAGTGCGACTTCTCTTCGGATGTTGTCGAAGAAGTCCGGGAGGTTTGTTTCCAGCCATTCCCGCTCCACTCGAGCCTCTTCCATTTTGCGGAGCTTTCCAAGGGTGGCGAGCAGGATGATGTGATAACTCGGATTGGCGCGAAGGTCGGCCAGGGAGGCCCATCGCTCGGCGGCGACGTAGTCCCGCTTGAAATAGGAGCAGACCGCCAGGGCGGCCTCGAAATATCCAACAACGGGCCCCGGATTGTGTGCGACGGTTCTTGCCACGAGATCGCAGCCCCGACGCCATTCACCGGAGAGGGCGAGGCGGAAACCATATTCGCCGGAGAGTTCCGTGTCATTGGGATTGATGGCAAAAGCGCGCGCGCCCACCGCCAAGGCGGCATCAACCTCCCCGCGGAAGAACAAGGCGAGCATTTCCGCCTGCAAGGCGCGGGCATTCTCGGGGTCCAGTTCGACGGCGCGCGTCGCTGCCTCGATCGCGTGCTCCAACGGTATGGATGACGACCGACCGAGACGATATCGGAAACGAAGCTCGTCAATATATGTTATCGACAGGAGTGCCCAGGCCGTCGCGTAATTGGGAAACTGTCTTGTCGCATCCAGAAGGCACTCTTGAACGGAAGCATGTGTCTGGGGGTTCAAGTCGCTGCGATAGCCGTAGTAGGCCAGAGTACACGCATATGCTTCCCAATCATCCGGAACCGCGCTTGTGAAGTGTGCGGCGTTCGCCTGGAAGATGACGCCGTATGGTTGTGCGACGGCGGTCGCCACGGCGGCAGCGGCGTTCTCCTGCAGTTCAATGATCTTGTGGGCCTGCAGGTTTTCGTCGTAGTTGTTCGCCCATACCACGGATCCGTCGGACCGCTGGACCAGCCGTATGCCAAGTCGAAGCTTGTCGCCATCGAGCCGGACCCGGCCTTCCAGGGCGTAGGTCGGGCCATCGCCTACGGCGCTTGGCTGCGCCGCCGTCTCACCCGTGGCGACGACGATCTCCTTGAACTTGGCGATATTGCTGACGACCTCGTCGGCTAGGCCTCGCGTGATCATCGCCGACTGCTGCGTTCCGGAGAGATCCTCGAACGGCATCACAACCAGCCTTGGAATGTTTGGCCGAATGCCGCTGGACGTCGCGAGGTCCTCGTCCGAAGCGGGGCGAACGAGCACGCTTGTCGCCAGCCCGCCGAGGGCAAGAGCGGCCCCGCCGACGCCAAGCCAAATCCACCGATGCCAAGGGCGTTGAATGGACGAGTCCGCTCTTTCAAACGCTGAGTGACCGGGGCCTACGTCGACCTGGGTGTCGGTATGCCTCTCGAAGATCGGCACGTAGCCGCCTTTGGGAATGCTGATGACAATCGGGTCGTTGCGGCCGGCAACGAGATAATAACGTTCGAGGGCGCGCCGAATACGGCCCGCTTCGATCCGCACAACCGGATCCGCTTGAGCGTCAAACGACGAGTCCCGACCGAACACTTCGGTTGCTATCGAATAGGCCTTGATGCGGTCCGAATGGCCTGCAATCACCTGCTCGATAACATAGGTCAGGAATTTGCGGGCGCGACCGGGGGCATCGAACTCGGGGCTGAGCCGAATTCGATCGAGCTGCGCAAGGATTTCCTCGTCGGAGGGTAAAGCAATCGGCTCGACCCGAACGCTCTCCTGGCCAGCGATCGTCATGTCCGCCCCCATCAACACTACAACGTACGCTTGTGTCCAGCGGAACCCGTAAACTCCCGTATCATACGTCCCGGCCCGCGCAGAACGCAATATACTGGCGTCGTATTTTCATTTCCGGCCCGGAGGGGGAGGAGCGAAATGAATGCGCAATCGGGAGGGTCTAATGAAGGACACGGATTGGCGGCCGCGTTGCGTCGATTTCCGACGCGCTCCTTGCAGATCAAGGAGTTGTCTATGCGCGACGAGAGCTTCAGAGGGATGTGCGAGGACTTCGCCGCCGCTGAGACCGCGCTTGCCAATGCCGATCAGCTTCCTTTCCATGTTCGCGACGAGCGGCGCACTGAGTTCAGGGGGCTGGTCGAGAGTCTCGCGGCAGAGATTGAGCGGGCACTCGGGCCGGCAAAAGGCCTTACCTAACTCGGAAGCGTTGGCTGCTTCGTCTGGATAGCAAAGGTCAACGCTGGTGCTCTGGTTCTTTGGTCAGCACTGGCGGAACACAACGATTCGACGGGCACGATGGTCGTCGAAGCAGGGGCAAAGGGGGACGCAGTCATGGGAGTCGAGCAATGCTTACGTCAATATTGGCTCCGGGAACGGGCATAAGCGCCCCTCTCATGGAGTTGCTTTCCGGGGGAGAGGTCGAGTCGAAGCCGACGAGCAGTTTTGTCGACGGACAAAGCATCTATTCTTCCGGCGAAAGGGTCGGCCAGGCCTACCGGGTCGAATTCGGGGCTGTCCGCGTCTATCGGGTGCTTGCGAACGGGCGGCGGCAAATCCTTGCATTCCATTTTGGAGGAAACTGGTTCGGCCTGCAAAATGGGGACCGGCACCGCTCTACGGCGGAAGCGATAGGTGTCACCGGCATAAGGAGCATCAACCTCCAAAAGGATCCTCATATCTGGCAAGGCCTGCTGCCGGCGGTACTGGAAAATTTCTCGTCCGCGCAGGAGCATCAACTGGTTATCTGCCGCCAAAGCGCAGTCGAGCGGGTCGCTGCCTTTCTCCTTGAGATGTCGGAACGTGCGGGCAACTCGCAGAGGTTTGAGCTTTTCATGCCTCGGGTCGATGTTGCCGACTACCTCGGGCTGACGATCGAAACCGTGTCGCGTTCGCTTACAAAGCTGAAAAACAAAGGTATTATAAAATTGCACGGCCCCCGCGGCATCGAGATTATGCAATATCGCGCACTTCAGGGTCTGTGCCTTTAGTGATTGTCCAATAGCGAATGGCGAGCCGAAAGTTTCCCGGCACTGAACCGTTCCTTCAAAATTCGGCGTTGCGCGTGAGCGCAAACTGACGGCCGGGGATCCCGGCCCCTCCTTGTAGGGCAGAGCACAGGTGACGGGCGGGACGCGCGACCACACGGGGAAAGAATATGTCGGCATTGCAGGTTCCCGGGTTCCTGACGTTTACCTTATCGATCCTGGTTTTCTTCGTCGGCAGCCGGCTCAACAGGTCGGTCGCGGCTCTTTCGCGCTGGAACATTCCGGAGGCGGTGACCGGAGGTCTGATTTCGGCATTTCTGACGTTGATCGCGTACGCATTCCTTGGCACGGAAATACGCTTTACACTCGGCGCGCGCGATCTGCTGCTATTGTATTTTTTCACCGGCGTGGGCTTGAACGCGCGGCTGTCCGATCTGATTGCCGGTGGACGGCCATTTCTCGTGCTCCTGGCACTGACACTCGCCTTTCTCATCATTCAGAGCGTCGTAGCTGTGGGCTGCGCAGCAGTGCTCGATCTGCCTGCCGGCTTCTCGATCCTGCTCGGACCGGCCTCGCTTGTCGGCGGTCACGGCACGGCCATTGCCTGGGCGCCGACGATTTCCACCCGCTTCGGCCTGACGAATGCCATGGAAGTCGGCATCGCCAGCGCGACGCTGGGGCTCGTGATCGCGAGCATTCTGGGCGGACCGATTGCGCGTCGCCTCATCTCGCGGAACGCCCTTCAGGGGAAAATGGATGAGGAATTGACCGTCGGGGTTTCCAACGAGCAGTCCGATCGCTACGCAGACGAGGTGAGCTACCAGTCAGTGCTGCAAACGTTGCTTGTGATGAATATTGCTGTCATCGGCGGCTTCCTGTTGCATGAGCTGGTCGTCGAGCTAGGCATCAGGCTCCCGCTTTTCGTCGTTTGCATGTTCTTTGCCATCCTGTTGACCAACACGGTCCCGGCAGTCGCGCCGCGACTGCCCTGGCCAACAAGGACCCGACCACTTTCGCTGATATCCGATCTTTCGCTGAACATCTTTCTCGTGATGTCGCTCATGAGCCTGCAACTCTGGGCGCTGCAGGGCCTTGGACTGTCGATCGTCGTCGTGCTGGGTCTGCAGACCGTCATCGCGGTCGCCTACA
Coding sequences within:
- a CDS encoding ornithine carbamoyltransferase codes for the protein MSFNLRNRSLLTVQDYTPREFRYLLDLARDLKRAKYARTEQKHLEGKEICLIFEKTSTRTRCAFEVACSDQGANVTYLDPAGSQIGHKESFKDTARVLGRMYDAIEYRGSSQHGVETLAKYAGVPVYNGLTDEYHPTQMIADVMTMREHADKPISDIKYAYVGDTRSNMGHSLLIVGCLLGMDVRICGPKSLWPSEEYRSIAEQLKERSGARLTITDDPRAAVEGVDFIHTDVWVSMGEPKEVWKERIQLLTPYQVNADLMKASGNAQVRFMHCLPAFHDTETAVGKQIANDYGMTNGLEVTDDVFESEANVAFEQAENRLHTIKALLVATLGD
- the arcC gene encoding carbamate kinase, with the protein product MRVVIALGGNALLKRGEAMTADVQRHNIKIAAEAIAPLVAEHEVVITHGNGPQVGLLALQGAAYKPDEAYPLDVLGAETEGMIGYMLEQELGNLLPFEVPLATLLTMVEVDGTDPGFQNPTKFVGPVYEADEAAKIHQEKGWTFKEDGNKWRRVVPSPVPKRIFEIRPIRWLLDKKTVVICAGGGGIPTMYERGAERKLGGVEAVIDKDLCSELLARELEADLFIMATDAEAVYTGWGTADQKAIFKTPPEDLSAYSFPAGSMGPKVEAACHFAKVTGHSAAIGALADIAAIVRAERGTIIDSSFAKMTWHG
- a CDS encoding Na+/H+ antiporter NhaC family protein yields the protein MSQIDREEGVDPKTGSHPPSLVDALVPCLTLIALLSLSYVLFGNDASSGPNQIALLFCGIVAAGIAYKNGMHWNGIRQAVVDGIAAALPAILILLAVGALIGTWAMSGTIISMIYYGLKLLSPTYFYATTCLVCAVVAFSIGSSWTVAGTLGIGLMGVAANMGLSPAITAGAIISGAYFGDKASPLSDTVNLATATAGSDIYSHIRESLWTSVPALLLSSIVFALLGQAGDFDPTRALAMIDNKVAVSLWAFLPLVLVFLLSIGRFPPFVTIFAGAIAGAVVAVLHDPGTVVAFASAPDLPSGLALLRGTWAALANGFISSTGEKSIDVILSRGGMASMMNTVWLIITALAFGAVVEHAGMLKRLIDPLVARTKSVAGLIATVVGTSVVSNVITSDQYISIALPGKLFGASFADRGLAPVMLSRVVGDSATVTSPLVPWNSCGAYMAATLGIPTAAYAGFCFFNILNPLLAIAFGLLGWRMVRTKAPDARVTSPAPV
- a CDS encoding histidine kinase, which gives rise to MPEQKDLHADTSAPMSAEQLRMQMLEREMAEMEKERKLRSLQEQKLADFAADFLEKHVTEQEIAVVRRLVANAVKEGKFEAMVYSFPSSLCTDSGRAINSADRDWPQTLQGKAKEFYERYQEFGKPQGYKLKAMIINFPGGMPGDVGFFLDWSPDKA
- a CDS encoding helix-turn-helix domain-containing protein, with product MELLSGGEVESKPTSSFVDGQSIYSSGERVGQAYRVEFGAVRVYRVLANGRRQILAFHFGGNWFGLQNGDRHRSTAEAIGVTGIRSINLQKDPHIWQGLLPAVLENFSSAQEHQLVICRQSAVERVAAFLLEMSERAGNSQRFELFMPRVDVADYLGLTIETVSRSLTKLKNKGIIKLHGPRGIEIMQYRALQGLCL
- the gltS gene encoding sodium/glutamate symporter, with the protein product MSALQVPGFLTFTLSILVFFVGSRLNRSVAALSRWNIPEAVTGGLISAFLTLIAYAFLGTEIRFTLGARDLLLLYFFTGVGLNARLSDLIAGGRPFLVLLALTLAFLIIQSVVAVGCAAVLDLPAGFSILLGPASLVGGHGTAIAWAPTISTRFGLTNAMEVGIASATLGLVIASILGGPIARRLISRNALQGKMDEELTVGVSNEQSDRYADEVSYQSVLQTLLVMNIAVIGGFLLHELVVELGIRLPLFVVCMFFAILLTNTVPAVAPRLPWPTRTRPLSLISDLSLNIFLVMSLMSLQLWALQGLGLSIVVVLGLQTVIAVAYILFVVFPAMGRSYNAAVISAGFTGIALGATPTAIANMAAVTKTHGAAPIAFIILPLVSAFFIDIANAGIITFMVR